TGGCCTGGTATCAGGTGCGGTTCATACCACCGCGAACACCATTCGCCCACCGCTGCAGCTGATCAAGACCGCGCCAAACAGCTCGCTGGTCTCTTCCGTGTTCTTCATGCTGCTGCCGGAACAGGTTCTGGTGTATGGCGACTGCGCCATCAACCCGGATCCGAACCCAGAACAGCTGGCGGAAATCGCCATTCAGTCTGCCGATTCAGCCAAAGCTTTCGGTATCGATCCACGCGTTGCGATGATCTCTTACTCCACCGGTAACTCCGGTGCCGGTAGCGACGTAGAGAAAGTACGTGAAGCAACGCGCATCGCGCAGGAAAAACGCCCGGATCTGGTGATTGATGGTCCGCTGCAGTATGACGCCGCGATTATGGAAGATGTTGCCAAATCCAAAGCGCCAAACTCAGCGGTTGCTGGTCGCGCTACGGTGTTCATCTTCCCGGATCTGAACACCGGTAATACCACTTACAAAGCGGTACAGCGTTCTGCCGACCTGATCTCAATCGGACCGATGCTGCAAGGCATGCGTAAGCCGGTAAACGATTTGTCGCGTGGCGCACTGGTGGATGACATCGTCTATACCATCGCACTGACGGCGATTCAGTCACAGCAAGCCGAAGGCTAATCGCTTTCCTGCTCGCTTAAAAAGCAAAAAGGCGCCCGATGGGCGCCTTTTTTATCGCAGCGTAATTATGCTTCACTGCTCTGCTTGCGGCGTGCGGCATCACTGTTGCGGCTCAGCCACAGTGACAGTGCTTTCAGCGAATCATCAGTGAACTCATCACAGCGCGCGGTGATCTCTTCCGGCGTCATCCAGAAAATCTCATCCACTTCTTCCTCTTGCATCGCAAACGGACCATGCGAGACGCAGCTAAACAGCCCGCCCCACACGCGACAATGCTGATCTTCGAAGTAAAATTGTCCGTGCTCAGCAAACGGAACGGCCGCGATACCTAATTCCTCTTCCGCTTCACGACGAGCAGATTCCAGCAGGTCTTCACCGCTCTGCACCACGCCGCCGGCGGTGGCATCAAGCATACCCGGCATAAAGTCTTTAATTTCAGTACGACGCTGCACCAGAATTTTGCCCATGCCATCATGCACCACGATATAGGTGGCGCGATGACGTAGACACTGCGCACGCATCTGCGCACGGCTGGCCTGCGCAATGACTTCGTTCTCTTCGTTAACGATATCAACCCACTCGATACCATCACCTGCCGTTTGATCCACCATCCATAACCCTTTTCTGTTTTCGGCGTGCCCAGCACGCGCCTGATTGCCACGCTTTATTAGAATCTGCGGTAAGGTAATGCGTTCTTTTCGCCATCGCAAGGCGCATCGTGCTTAGCGTGTTTTACCGGATTCAGCCAACCACAACTGTACCGAAGCACGCTGCCACTGGAACTCGGCATAGTGCTGCAACTTCACTGGCAGCGCGTCACCGTGCAGCGCCAGACGATTAATCATCACCGCTAAATCAGTATCCGCAATCGACCATTCACCAAACAGGTTTTGCTGTCCCTCCGGCAGCAGACGCTGCACCGCAGCAATCAGTTTATTTGCGGCCTGCTCACCCGCAGGCGTGAGCGGTGCAAAGCGCTCACCGGCAAACAGCACTTCGGTGGGACGTTCCGATCGCAGCGGCATCAGATCGCTGCGCAGCCACGCCTGCACTTCACGTGCATGCGCCCGTTTTTCGCGGTCGCGTGGATAGAGTCGCTCGAACTCTGGCGCTGGAAAACGCTCCTCCAGATACTCAGCAATCGCTGAAGACTCCGTCAGAACCACCTCATCGATTTGCAACGTGGGTACGCGGCAGGTAAGAGAGAGTGCACGATAATCATCATCCCACTGCGCGTTCTGTGATAAATCGACGCGCTTGAGGGTAAAGGGAATCCCCTTCTCGGTTAGCGCAACATAAACCGACATGGCGTAAGGGCTGAAAAAGGAAGAATCGGACCACAAGGTAATGGTTGGATAATTCATTGGCTGCCTCAGGAAAGCGTCAGGTGTGCATCATGTTTACCGATTTTTATTTGTTAAGGCAATGGTGCGCTGGTCGGATGTTTAGGTGCTAAGGCCAGCGCTGACTACGCCTTTTTATTCATAAGCGTAAGCCCAGTCACGCCGCACGGGTGCTTCTCTTCTATGCTGAATCTGAGCAGAGAAAAAATTACAAGGAGGCTCAACATGCATTTACTTATCACCGGCGGCACCGGCCTGATTGGCCGTCATCTGATCCCGCGCTTATTGCAGCTCGGGCATCAGGTCAGCGTTGTCACCCGCGATGTCGCCGCCGCGCGAGAGAAACTCAATCCCAACGTGGCGCTGTGGTCCGGCATTAATCAGCAATCCGATTTAAACGGCATTGATGGCGTGATCAATCTGGCAGGCGAACCGATAGCGGATAAACGCTGGACCGAGCAACAGAAACAGCGGCTTTGCGAAAGTCGCTGGCAGATTACCGAACAGCTGGTCTCGCTGATCCACGCCAGCAGCCATCCTCCCCAATTTTTGATCTCTGGCTCGGCCACCGGCTTTTATGGCGATACCGGCGATCTGGTATTGACCGAAGACGATCCGGGCCACGATGAATTTACCCATGCGCTGTGCGCACGCTGGGAGCAACTGGCGTTAACCGCGCAAAGTGACCGCACCCGCGTCTGTTTGCTGCGTACCGGCGTGGTGCTGGCAAAAGAAGGCGGCGCCCTGGCGAAGATGAAGCTGCCGTTCAAACTGGGTGTGGGCGGTCCGATTGGCAGCGGCAAACAGTATTTACCGTGGATTCATATCGACGATCTGGTGAACGCGCTGTTGTGGCTGATCGATCACCCGGAACTGCGCGGGCCTTTCAACATGGTTGCACCTTATGCGGTGCGTAATGAGCAGTTCGCCGCCACGCTGGGGCATGTGATGCATCGTCCGGCCTTTATGCGCACGCCGGCCAGCGCCATCAAGCTGATGATGGGGGAATCGGCGGTGCTGGTGCTGGGCGGGCAACATGTTTTGCCAAAGCGGCTGGAAGAGTCGGGATTTGGTTTCCGCTGGTACGATTTAGAGCAAGCGCTGCAGGATGTCGCCGGTTAAATAATCAGGGCGGCACGTCGGCCGCCCTGAGGTATTAACTGCGCTGTTGCGCGACGCGAGATTTCAACGCCACAGGTTCACGCGTATGACCCGGCTGCGGTACGCGAATGATAAAGGTCAGCACGCCGGCAAACACATACAATCCGGTATACGCCCACACCACGCCCACGATGTCGAAGAACGGTAGCATCACCGAAGCAATCGCGGGTGCCACGAAGTTACTCAATCCCGCCGACAGGTTGTAAATCGATACGGCAGCCCCTTTGTGATGCGGCTCCAGCGTCGGGAACACGGCCGTCATTGGCACAAAGGCCGCGACAAAAATCCCCAACATCACCGCCGGAATCAGCGCCACCCAAAAGTTATGCCCGGCATACACTGGCAGGTAATAGAATGCCAGGCTGGAAATTGCCATGCCGACACAGCCAAACCAGCGCACCTGACGAATCCATCCCAGTTTCTCGCCGGTGATGCCCCAGAAGATGTTAGTAAAGATGGTGACAAAGAAGAAAACCGCCCAGATCTGCAGCCATTCGGAAATGGTAAAGCCAAGGCGATCAACGAACAGCAGCGGCATGATAATGGCGAAGCCAAACAGCGACAGCGTGTTAATGATGCGAATCAGACAGGCATAAAACACGTGCTGATTGGTGAACAGAATGGTGACGGCCCGCGACATTTCGGTCATTTTGTCGCGCATCGGCAGATTGACGCGCGAACGGTCAACCGGCACGTGGCGCAAGCTAAAGTAAGCCAGCACACCGCCACACGCCACCCATACGATCGCCAGCCACAGCGTACCGGTTTCGCCCAGCATGGGAATGGTGAGGCTCGGTAAATAGCTGCCAACCACACCAATACCAACCGAGTACATCGCCCAGAACCAACCGGTCGCGGCCGCCAGTTTTTCCCGCGGCAGCACCTGCACCAGCATCATCATGAACGAATAGATGAATAACGGATACGCCAGGCCGCGAATGCCATAGAACAGCACCATCAGCGGATAGT
The sequence above is drawn from the Pantoea nemavictus genome and encodes:
- the yfcD gene encoding NUDIX hydrolase YfcD; this translates as MVDQTAGDGIEWVDIVNEENEVIAQASRAQMRAQCLRHRATYIVVHDGMGKILVQRRTEIKDFMPGMLDATAGGVVQSGEDLLESARREAEEELGIAAVPFAEHGQFYFEDQHCRVWGGLFSCVSHGPFAMQEEEVDEIFWMTPEEITARCDEFTDDSLKALSLWLSRNSDAARRKQSSEA
- the yfcF gene encoding glutathione transferase, whose protein sequence is MNYPTITLWSDSSFFSPYAMSVYVALTEKGIPFTLKRVDLSQNAQWDDDYRALSLTCRVPTLQIDEVVLTESSAIAEYLEERFPAPEFERLYPRDREKRAHAREVQAWLRSDLMPLRSERPTEVLFAGERFAPLTPAGEQAANKLIAAVQRLLPEGQQNLFGEWSIADTDLAVMINRLALHGDALPVKLQHYAEFQWQRASVQLWLAESGKTR
- a CDS encoding TIGR01777 family oxidoreductase codes for the protein MHLLITGGTGLIGRHLIPRLLQLGHQVSVVTRDVAAAREKLNPNVALWSGINQQSDLNGIDGVINLAGEPIADKRWTEQQKQRLCESRWQITEQLVSLIHASSHPPQFLISGSATGFYGDTGDLVLTEDDPGHDEFTHALCARWEQLALTAQSDRTRVCLLRTGVVLAKEGGALAKMKLPFKLGVGGPIGSGKQYLPWIHIDDLVNALLWLIDHPELRGPFNMVAPYAVRNEQFAATLGHVMHRPAFMRTPASAIKLMMGESAVLVLGGQHVLPKRLEESGFGFRWYDLEQALQDVAG
- a CDS encoding MFS transporter — encoded protein: MQSNEYWFGLPKKMFWGFLAIAIFMAGDGFEMAFLSRHITDMGFTPAQSAVVFTFYGLAAALAAWASGVVAELITPQRAMMIGFVLWIVMHTLFMSLGLGMRNYPLMVLFYGIRGLAYPLFIYSFMMMLVQVLPREKLAAATGWFWAMYSVGIGVVGSYLPSLTIPMLGETGTLWLAIVWVACGGVLAYFSLRHVPVDRSRVNLPMRDKMTEMSRAVTILFTNQHVFYACLIRIINTLSLFGFAIIMPLLFVDRLGFTISEWLQIWAVFFFVTIFTNIFWGITGEKLGWIRQVRWFGCVGMAISSLAFYYLPVYAGHNFWVALIPAVMLGIFVAAFVPMTAVFPTLEPHHKGAAVSIYNLSAGLSNFVAPAIASVMLPFFDIVGVVWAYTGLYVFAGVLTFIIRVPQPGHTREPVALKSRVAQQRS